Proteins encoded within one genomic window of Streptomyces sp. NBC_01314:
- a CDS encoding helix-turn-helix transcriptional regulator: MLETSARLLRLLSLLQAHREWSGSDLADRLGVTARTVRRDVDRLRELGYPVNASPGTGGGYQLGAGAELPPLLLDDEEAVAVAVGLRSAAGQGIDGIGESSVRALAKLEQVLPSRLRRRVGALNAFTVPLLRGPQLSAIDPTVLTELANACRDAERLRFEYRDHAGAATRRTVEPHRLVCTERRWYLVAWDVDRADWRTFRVDRVTPRPPHGPRFTPREPPADDLAAYVSKGVSTRVYASHAVVRLLVPLHEAAERISPSAGTLEAYDEHSCLLRTGAPNLDVMAIHVMMTGVEFEVVEPEELTGAIRTLRDRLSAALDRSGDAASPPGPSGSGAA; this comes from the coding sequence ATGTTGGAGACATCGGCACGGCTGCTACGACTGCTCTCGCTCCTGCAGGCCCACCGGGAATGGTCCGGCTCGGACCTGGCCGACCGGCTCGGCGTCACCGCGCGCACGGTCCGCCGCGACGTGGACCGGCTGCGCGAGCTGGGCTACCCCGTCAACGCCAGCCCCGGCACGGGCGGCGGCTACCAGCTCGGCGCCGGGGCCGAACTTCCGCCGTTGCTCCTCGACGACGAGGAGGCGGTCGCGGTGGCCGTCGGGCTGCGCTCGGCCGCCGGGCAGGGCATCGACGGCATCGGCGAGTCCTCCGTACGCGCACTCGCCAAGCTCGAACAGGTGCTGCCGAGCCGGCTGCGCCGCCGGGTGGGGGCCCTGAACGCCTTCACCGTGCCGCTGCTGCGCGGGCCGCAGCTCTCCGCGATCGACCCGACGGTCCTCACCGAACTCGCGAACGCCTGCCGGGACGCCGAGCGGCTGCGCTTCGAGTACCGCGACCACGCCGGCGCCGCCACCCGCCGCACGGTCGAGCCGCACCGCCTGGTGTGCACCGAACGCCGCTGGTACCTGGTCGCCTGGGACGTCGACCGCGCCGACTGGCGCACCTTCCGCGTGGACCGGGTCACGCCCAGGCCGCCGCACGGCCCGCGCTTCACCCCTCGCGAGCCACCGGCCGATGACCTCGCCGCGTACGTGTCCAAAGGCGTCTCCACGCGCGTGTACGCCTCGCACGCCGTCGTACGGCTGCTGGTGCCCCTCCACGAGGCCGCCGAGCGGATCTCGCCCTCGGCGGGCACCCTGGAGGCCTACGACGAGCACAGCTGTCTGCTGCGCACCGGGGCGCCGAACCTCGACGTGATGGCCATTCACGTGATGATGACCGGCGTCGAGTTCGAGGTCGTCGAACCGGAGGAGCTGACCGGGGCGATCAGGACTCTCCGGGACCGGCTGTCGGCCGCTCTTGACCGAAGCGGGGATGCGGCGTCCCCTCCTGGCCCTTCCGGGTCTGGGGCGGCGTGA
- a CDS encoding phosphatase PAP2 family protein: MRTELKPTRLDRVFSRLDREPERPAHIDVPVMTRHRVVLLASTLAFYVAIVWAIVITSWLVRLDWQIMFFRPYQQWQQIHAFLDYYVVLGQRGPTAVMVAAWLGWRSWRQHTLRPMLALGVSLLLLNITVGAAKIGMGRLGPHYATEVGSNEMWLGGDIFPSGHTANAVVTWGILAYLASTPRARRWLSALSAVISLGVGLTTVYLGTHWLSDVLLGWAAGLLIMLALPWFEPLIARAEAWLFSLRDTLRDRRAAPLPAPVPTAVGTAPLRQPGHEPAAVRETGIAARAAHAPIVPLHLSPGPHPTRSERAPVTPTGPRRPPHADRVAHNATSARPVAGG, from the coding sequence GTGCGTACCGAACTAAAGCCGACCCGTCTGGACCGGGTCTTCTCCAGGCTGGACCGTGAGCCGGAACGACCGGCCCACATCGATGTGCCGGTGATGACCCGGCACCGGGTGGTGCTCCTCGCCTCCACCCTGGCCTTCTACGTGGCCATCGTGTGGGCCATCGTGATCACCTCGTGGCTGGTCCGGCTCGACTGGCAGATCATGTTCTTCCGGCCGTACCAGCAGTGGCAGCAGATCCACGCCTTCCTGGACTACTACGTCGTCCTGGGCCAGCGCGGACCCACCGCCGTGATGGTCGCCGCCTGGCTGGGCTGGCGCTCCTGGAGACAGCACACCCTGCGCCCGATGCTCGCCCTCGGCGTCTCGCTGCTGCTGCTGAACATCACGGTCGGCGCCGCCAAGATCGGCATGGGCCGGCTCGGCCCGCACTACGCCACCGAGGTCGGCTCCAACGAGATGTGGCTGGGCGGCGACATATTTCCTTCGGGACACACCGCCAACGCCGTGGTGACCTGGGGCATCCTGGCCTATCTGGCGTCGACGCCGAGGGCCAGACGCTGGCTGTCCGCGCTGTCCGCCGTGATCTCGCTCGGCGTCGGCCTCACCACGGTCTACCTCGGTACGCACTGGTTGAGCGACGTCCTGCTGGGCTGGGCCGCCGGTCTGCTGATCATGCTTGCGCTGCCCTGGTTCGAGCCGCTGATCGCCCGCGCCGAGGCCTGGCTCTTCTCGCTGCGGGACACCCTGCGCGACCGTCGTGCGGCGCCACTGCCGGCGCCCGTACCCACGGCGGTGGGCACGGCCCCGCTGCGCCAGCCCGGCCATGAGCCCGCGGCCGTCCGGGAGACCGGCATCGCGGCCCGTGCCGCCCACGCCCCGATCGTGCCGCTGCACCTGTCCCCCGGGCCTCATCCGACCAGGTCGGAGCGGGCCCCGGTCACCCCGACCGGCCCCCGCCGACCGCCTCACGCGGACCGGGTCGCCCACAACGCGACCTCGGCCCGACCGGTCGCGGGCGGCTGA
- a CDS encoding glycosyltransferase family 39 protein yields the protein MTDPATRPAPPLLRRAAPALLGYAAVRALGLVALALWSAARDKSALTLLSARWDSLWYTRVAELGYGYEVRLPNGDVHSNLAFFPLLPWLERAVSAVTPLSYAHAGLVVGTLASLAAAWGIFAVTDHLYGGRVGVCAVLLWAVLPVGIVQSMAYTESLFTALAAWSLYAVLTGRWVTAGALAALAGLTRPVGLAVVAAVWAAAIASYLRERRHEPAPPFVRNRSVEALNSASLWPRALGMLLAPLGAAGYVLWVGHRTARGPLGYLDVQAGWRNGFDGGLAFARFVADKFTSFPSALAGVGLIIGVALIIWLYTVCVRQGQPLPLLVYAGVVTALALCASSYFGSKPRLLMPAFPLLLPLARTLAGARTPGSATIVGAVGVASAIYGAFWLNGSGPP from the coding sequence GTGACCGATCCTGCTACGCGCCCGGCGCCGCCCCTGCTGAGGCGGGCCGCCCCCGCACTCCTCGGGTACGCCGCCGTGCGCGCCCTGGGCCTCGTCGCCCTCGCCCTGTGGAGCGCGGCGCGCGACAAGAGCGCCCTGACACTGCTGTCGGCGCGCTGGGACTCGCTCTGGTACACCCGCGTCGCCGAACTCGGTTACGGCTACGAGGTGCGCCTGCCGAACGGCGACGTCCACTCGAACCTGGCCTTCTTCCCACTGCTCCCCTGGCTGGAACGGGCGGTGTCGGCGGTGACCCCGCTGTCGTACGCCCACGCCGGCCTCGTCGTCGGCACGCTCGCCTCGCTCGCCGCGGCCTGGGGGATCTTCGCGGTCACCGACCATCTGTACGGCGGACGGGTCGGGGTCTGCGCGGTGCTGTTGTGGGCGGTGCTGCCGGTCGGGATCGTGCAGTCGATGGCGTACACGGAGTCACTGTTCACCGCGTTGGCCGCCTGGTCGCTGTACGCCGTCCTGACCGGCCGCTGGGTGACGGCGGGCGCCCTGGCCGCCCTGGCCGGGCTGACCCGCCCGGTGGGGCTCGCCGTGGTCGCGGCGGTCTGGGCGGCGGCGATCGCGTCGTACCTGCGGGAACGGCGACACGAGCCCGCTCCCCCGTTCGTACGGAACCGGAGTGTGGAGGCGTTGAACAGCGCTTCTCTCTGGCCGCGCGCCCTGGGGATGCTCCTCGCGCCCCTGGGTGCCGCCGGTTACGTCCTGTGGGTCGGTCACCGCACGGCCCGGGGCCCGCTCGGTTATCTCGACGTCCAGGCGGGGTGGCGCAACGGCTTCGACGGCGGCCTCGCCTTCGCGCGCTTCGTCGCCGACAAGTTCACGTCGTTCCCGTCGGCCCTGGCGGGTGTCGGACTGATCATCGGAGTGGCGTTGATCATCTGGCTGTACACGGTGTGCGTACGGCAGGGGCAGCCGCTGCCGTTGCTGGTCTACGCGGGGGTCGTCACCGCGCTGGCGCTGTGCGCGTCGAGCTACTTCGGCTCGAAGCCCCGGCTGCTGATGCCCGCCTTCCCGCTGCTGCTGCCCCTCGCCCGGACTCTCGCCGGAGCGCGTACACCCGGCTCAGCGACGATCGTCGGCGCTGTCGGGGTGGCGTCGGCGATCTACGGAGCGTTCTGGCTGAATGGCTCCGGTCCGCCCTGA
- a CDS encoding I78 family peptidase inhibitor: protein MAPIPTPSEEPRDDPDAYVGLEAPNAERRAVERGWSTVRKLSPGAIVTMEYRFGRLNLEVEDGRVRRAWKG from the coding sequence ATGGCACCCATTCCCACCCCCTCCGAAGAGCCCCGGGACGACCCCGACGCCTACGTCGGACTGGAGGCGCCGAACGCCGAGCGCCGAGCCGTGGAACGCGGCTGGTCCACCGTCCGGAAGCTGTCACCTGGCGCGATCGTCACCATGGAGTACCGCTTCGGCCGGCTGAACCTCGAGGTCGAGGACGGCCGGGTGAGGCGCGCCTGGAAGGGCTGA
- a CDS encoding glycosyltransferase family 4 protein: protein MHISFLIHNAYGIGGTIRTTYNLANTLAEQHDVEIVSVFRHRDEPVFDVDPRVRLRGLVDIREGGADKGHADLERSARVFPRAEGRYAQYSAMTDRRIAEHLSSVDADVLVGTRPGLNVHMARQTRRGPVRVGQEHLTLDSHSSALRATLRGVYPRLDALTTTTEADARAYGSKMRLPGVRVQAVPNPVPAPGIDPADGSGKWVVAAGRLAPVKRYDLLIKAFDKVREERPDWRLRIYGGGKQKEKLRTLVDKLGLYNHVYLMGPANPIEPEWAKGSIAAVTSSLESFGMTIVEAMRCGLPVVSTNCPHGPGEIIDDGVDGRLVKVGNVDAIADGLLELINDDGKRQQMAHAALQDSERFDPSRIAERYETLFGDLAARGGGSSVGRMRGSLHRTRGALLGRAYAVRDAGRSAIKKGRTA, encoded by the coding sequence ATGCACATTTCTTTCCTCATACACAACGCGTACGGCATCGGGGGAACGATCCGGACGACGTACAACCTCGCAAACACCCTGGCCGAACAGCACGACGTGGAGATCGTCTCCGTCTTCCGCCACCGGGACGAGCCGGTCTTCGACGTCGACCCGAGGGTCCGGCTGCGGGGCCTCGTCGACATCCGGGAGGGCGGCGCCGACAAGGGCCACGCCGACCTGGAGCGCTCCGCCAGGGTGTTCCCGCGCGCCGAGGGCCGCTACGCCCAGTACAGCGCCATGACCGACCGGCGCATCGCCGAACACCTCTCCTCGGTCGACGCCGACGTCCTGGTCGGCACCCGCCCCGGGCTGAACGTGCACATGGCCCGGCAGACCCGCCGCGGCCCGGTCCGCGTCGGCCAGGAGCACCTCACGCTCGACAGCCACTCCTCGGCTCTGCGCGCCACCCTGCGCGGGGTCTACCCGAGGCTCGACGCGCTCACCACGACCACCGAGGCCGACGCGCGCGCGTACGGCTCGAAGATGCGGCTGCCCGGCGTCCGCGTGCAGGCCGTGCCCAACCCGGTGCCCGCGCCGGGCATCGACCCGGCCGACGGCTCCGGCAAGTGGGTCGTCGCAGCCGGGCGACTCGCGCCCGTGAAGCGCTACGACCTGCTCATCAAGGCCTTCGACAAGGTGCGGGAGGAGCGGCCCGACTGGCGCCTGCGGATCTACGGCGGCGGTAAGCAGAAGGAGAAACTCCGCACCCTCGTCGACAAGTTGGGCCTCTACAACCACGTGTATCTGATGGGCCCCGCCAATCCCATCGAACCCGAGTGGGCCAAGGGCTCCATCGCGGCCGTCACCTCCAGCCTGGAGTCGTTCGGCATGACGATCGTCGAGGCCATGCGCTGCGGACTGCCGGTGGTCTCCACCAACTGCCCGCACGGCCCCGGCGAGATCATCGACGACGGCGTCGACGGCCGCCTGGTCAAGGTCGGCAACGTCGACGCCATCGCCGACGGTCTGCTGGAACTCATCAACGACGACGGCAAGCGGCAGCAGATGGCGCACGCCGCTCTCCAGGACTCCGAGCGCTTCGACCCGTCCCGCATCGCCGAGCGCTACGAGACGCTCTTCGGCGACCTCGCCGCCCGTGGCGGCGGCTCGTCGGTGGGCCGGATGCGCGGCTCCCTGCATCGCACCCGCGGCGCTCTGCTCGGCCGCGCGTACGCCGTTCGGGATGCCGGTCGTTCCGCCATCAAGAAGGGGCGCACCGCATGA
- a CDS encoding ABC transporter substrate-binding protein — protein sequence MSPHALAAGLLLLLVTACGSRLPESDFERRDGTTAPASAEPLRVGIITSVTSPVGGAAFTGPRDGAEAYFAALNARGGIDGRRVEVRECDDGGSGVGNNECVRQLVEEDDVVALVATTALDYAGASRVAHARVPDIGGQPIGPAYDTYPYLYSVYGSLAPRDGTTGWDGTQYGGTEVYRYFKREHGARTAAVVSYNQSASAAYARLVVQGLKAEGYEVVTEQVDFALPNFRAAAADIREQGADLVFDAIDSHGNARLCEAMDEAGVELTAKVTNVQNWTSTVAEDYKDAPRCRNALWATGSSRNHADEGDEAVREFRDATKNLKTHSQWQLEGWAAAMWFTDAARSCAGGREGVTRACVDRFMNRAEFYSADGLLVPVRFERLTEPPSTRRTCVSVARWQDAKGWVSQGDMNDTCFDVPQLPYQP from the coding sequence CTGTCACCACACGCCCTGGCCGCAGGCCTGCTGCTCCTCCTGGTGACGGCCTGCGGCAGCCGGCTCCCGGAGAGCGACTTCGAGCGCCGGGACGGCACCACGGCACCGGCGAGCGCCGAGCCGTTGCGCGTAGGCATCATCACCAGCGTCACCAGCCCGGTCGGCGGTGCCGCGTTCACCGGGCCGCGCGACGGGGCGGAAGCCTACTTCGCCGCGCTCAACGCGCGCGGCGGCATCGACGGCCGCCGCGTCGAAGTGCGGGAGTGCGACGACGGGGGCAGCGGCGTCGGCAACAACGAGTGCGTGCGGCAACTCGTGGAGGAGGACGACGTGGTGGCGCTCGTCGCCACCACCGCCCTCGACTACGCGGGCGCCTCCCGTGTCGCACACGCGCGCGTGCCCGACATCGGCGGCCAGCCCATCGGCCCGGCCTACGACACGTACCCGTACCTGTACAGCGTCTACGGCAGCCTCGCGCCCCGCGACGGCACGACCGGCTGGGACGGGACGCAGTACGGCGGCACCGAGGTCTACCGCTACTTCAAGCGTGAGCACGGCGCCCGTACCGCCGCCGTGGTCTCGTACAACCAGTCCGCGTCGGCCGCGTACGCGCGTCTGGTCGTGCAGGGGCTGAAGGCCGAGGGGTACGAGGTGGTCACCGAGCAGGTCGACTTCGCGCTGCCCAACTTCCGCGCGGCCGCCGCCGACATCAGGGAACAGGGCGCAGACCTGGTCTTCGACGCCATCGACAGCCACGGCAACGCCCGGCTCTGCGAGGCGATGGACGAGGCGGGCGTCGAACTCACCGCCAAGGTCACCAACGTGCAGAACTGGACCTCCACGGTCGCCGAGGACTACAAGGACGCCCCGCGCTGCCGCAACGCCCTGTGGGCCACCGGCTCCAGCCGCAACCACGCGGACGAGGGCGACGAGGCCGTACGGGAGTTCCGGGACGCGACGAAGAATCTGAAGACGCACTCCCAGTGGCAGTTGGAGGGCTGGGCGGCAGCGATGTGGTTCACGGACGCGGCGCGCTCGTGCGCGGGGGGCCGGGAAGGCGTCACGCGCGCGTGTGTCGACCGGTTCATGAACCGAGCCGAGTTCTACAGCGCCGACGGACTGCTCGTGCCCGTCCGCTTCGAACGGCTCACCGAGCCCCCGAGCACGCGCCGGACGTGTGTGTCCGTGGCCCGCTGGCAGGACGCGAAGGGGTGGGTGAGCCAGGGGGACATGAACGACACCTGTTTCGACGTTCCACAACTTCCTTACCAGCCCTGA
- the ctaD gene encoding cytochrome c oxidase subunit I, which yields MGTETVQAPARPVRARAPGRLVVDWLTTTDHKKIGHLYLVTSFLFFLAAGLMALVMRAELARPGTQIVDNEQFNQLFTLHGTIMLLLFATPTFAGFANEIMPLQIGAPDVAFPRLNMLSYWLFLFGGLIVLGSLLVPSGPAAFGWFAYAPLNGLERSPGIGADMWIMGLALAGFGTILGAVNFLTTIIGMRAPGMTMFRLPIFTWNTLFTSILILMAFPVLAAALLVLEADRRFGSQVFDAANGGALLWQHLFWFFGHPEVYIIALPFFGIISEIIPVFSRKPIFGYLTLVGATMAITGLSVVVWAHHMFATGAVLLPFFSFMSFLIAVPTGVKFFNWTGTMLKGSLSFETPMLWATGFLVSFLFGGLTGVILASPPMDFHVTDSYFVVAHFHYVVFGTVVFATFAGFYFWWPKFTGKMLDERLGKIQFWTLFVGFHTTFLVQHWLGAEGMPRRYADYLAADGFTALNTVSTIGSFLLGLSTLPFLYNVWKTSRYGVQVDVDDPWGYGRSLEWATSCPPPRHNFVTLPRVRSEAPAFDLHHPRFAAITPPQTRKGQEGTPHPRFGQERPTAGPGES from the coding sequence ATGGGGACCGAGACCGTACAGGCGCCGGCACGACCCGTACGGGCGAGGGCGCCGGGGCGGCTGGTGGTCGACTGGCTGACCACGACGGACCACAAGAAGATCGGCCACCTCTACCTGGTCACGTCGTTCCTGTTCTTCCTGGCGGCCGGTCTGATGGCGCTGGTGATGCGTGCCGAACTGGCCCGGCCGGGCACACAGATCGTGGACAACGAGCAGTTCAACCAGCTCTTCACCCTGCACGGCACCATCATGCTGCTGCTCTTCGCGACTCCGACCTTCGCCGGGTTCGCCAACGAGATCATGCCGCTGCAGATCGGCGCGCCCGACGTCGCCTTCCCCCGGCTGAACATGCTGTCGTACTGGCTGTTCCTGTTCGGCGGGCTGATCGTGCTGGGCTCGCTGCTGGTGCCGTCGGGGCCCGCCGCCTTCGGATGGTTCGCCTACGCGCCGCTGAACGGTCTGGAACGGTCACCGGGGATCGGGGCCGACATGTGGATCATGGGGCTCGCGCTGGCCGGCTTCGGGACCATCCTCGGCGCGGTGAACTTCCTGACCACGATCATCGGGATGCGCGCCCCCGGCATGACGATGTTCCGGTTGCCGATCTTCACCTGGAACACGCTGTTCACGTCGATCCTGATCCTGATGGCGTTCCCGGTGCTCGCCGCGGCGCTCCTGGTCCTGGAGGCGGACCGGCGGTTCGGCTCGCAGGTGTTCGACGCGGCCAACGGCGGCGCGCTGCTGTGGCAGCACCTGTTCTGGTTCTTCGGGCACCCCGAGGTCTACATCATCGCGCTGCCGTTCTTCGGGATCATCTCGGAGATCATCCCGGTCTTCAGCCGCAAGCCGATCTTCGGCTATCTGACGCTGGTCGGGGCGACGATGGCGATCACCGGGCTGTCGGTGGTGGTGTGGGCGCACCACATGTTCGCCACGGGCGCGGTGCTGCTGCCGTTCTTCTCGTTCATGAGCTTCCTGATCGCCGTGCCGACGGGGGTGAAGTTCTTCAACTGGACGGGGACGATGCTGAAGGGCTCGCTGTCGTTCGAGACACCGATGCTGTGGGCCACCGGCTTCCTGGTGTCGTTCCTGTTCGGCGGTCTGACGGGGGTGATCCTGGCCTCGCCGCCGATGGACTTCCACGTCACGGACTCGTACTTCGTGGTCGCGCACTTCCACTACGTCGTCTTCGGCACGGTCGTCTTCGCGACCTTCGCGGGGTTCTACTTCTGGTGGCCGAAGTTCACCGGCAAGATGCTCGACGAGCGGCTCGGCAAGATCCAGTTCTGGACGCTCTTCGTCGGCTTCCACACCACGTTCCTGGTACAGCACTGGCTGGGCGCCGAGGGCATGCCCCGGCGGTACGCGGACTATCTGGCAGCCGACGGCTTCACGGCCCTCAACACGGTCTCGACGATCGGCTCGTTCCTGCTGGGCCTGTCCACGCTGCCGTTCCTCTACAACGTCTGGAAGACCTCCCGGTACGGCGTGCAGGTCGACGTCGACGACCCATGGGGCTACGGCCGGTCGCTGGAGTGGGCGACCTCGTGTCCGCCACCGCGCCACAACTTCGTGACGCTGCCCCGCGTCCGCTCCGAGGCACCGGCGTTCGACCTGCACCATCCGAGGTTCGCGGCGATCACGCCGCCCCAGACCCGGAAGGGCCAGGAGGGGACGCCGCATCCCCGCTTCGGTCAAGAGCGGCCGACAGCCGGTCCCGGAGAGTCCTGA